In the genome of Rickettsiales bacterium, the window TCTAAAAACAAACACGAAGTAATAAAAGAATTTAAAGAACAATATGGGTCTAAACAAAGAGATGCAAACGAACGTCAATTAGAGATGGCTAAAATAGCAAAACAAAAAGTTATTGAAGAGCTTAAAGAATATATCATCAACAAAAATGCTAAGAAGAAGCCTCCGCAAAAAGTTAATAATATGATTCAATCATATAATGAGCTTCTTAATAAAGAGCATAAAATACAACTTTCTGATATTGAAGAAGAGGCAAAGAAGTTAGCTACTGAAGAGATCAGAAAAAAAAGATCACGCTTTACTGGAATAATACAACATATTGCAGGAACCTCAAGCGCAAGCAAAGTAGAAGAAATAGTAAGTAATTTAAAAGGAGTTATGCAACATAGCAACCTAACAACTACCAGGCGCCCCCCCTCAATAAAAGGAAGAACCCAAAACACAAGACACTAATACATTCTTTTTATACTTTAACCGTGGAACGAACAACATTTAAAGAATATCCTGCTGAACGAATAGTTCTAATAAGAGATGTTTCATCTTCATCTTCTTTCAAAGCTGACCTAAGTCTATTAATGTGAACATCTATTGTTCTTGGCTCGACTTGACTGCCATATCCCCAAACATGATTCATAATATGTTCACGAGATAGCACTTTACCCGGAAGCTCTAAAAAACACTGAAGAATTTTGAACTCTGTTGGCCCCAAATGAATAGCTTTCCCCAAACGACTAACCTTAAAGGAACCCACCTGCATTTCAATGCCATTATAACTTAGAATTTTATTATTAGTGTATGAAATCTTTTCATTAGCAAGAGCCTTTACTTTTGATACCATTTCACTTGGTACAAATGGCTTTAATATATAATCACTAATATTGGTATTACCTTCCTGAGAGTTTTTACTTACCAAAATAATATGAATATTCTTAGTTTGATATTTTGCCTTTAAATTTGCGCATAAAACATTAACGCCAACCTCACCAGGGATATCTTCATCAACAATCAAAATACTTGGCTCAATCCTCTCAATAGCTATAAAAAGGTCTTCCGTATTATAAGAAGAATTTACAATAAATCCATGACGCTCAAGATGGTAAGAAAGAACAGTTAACGTTGGATTATCTTTTAAAGCTAACAAAATAGATATCATATCACCTTCTCAATTGCATCGATCTTCAAAAGACCTTAATATTAGTTACCTAAAATTAATAACCTATATATTAATTGCAGTCAAGAATTCTAAGATAAATATAATGTATTTCCCTTAACATGTGATGATATTGCATCAATTGAATTTTTTATGAACTGTTTTTGCTGCTGATCAACCTTAGTATAAGGCAACATATCTATGCTTGCAGACACAGCGAGATTAACTGCTTCCAAGCGCAATTCAGACAAAACCTTTTGCTCACTACTATGAATTTTATTAAGAATATTTTGAGTTCTAGCCTTCAACTTTATTGAAACTTCCTGCTCAGCTTCTTCTCTCAGTTGCTTTATTTCTAAGTCAGCCGTTTTTAAAATATCCTTCACCTTTTGCTTAGAGGAGCGATGAAGCAATCTATACTCTTTAAGTAATGCATCAGCCTCTTCACTTATTGTAGAAACTTCTTTAAACTTACTGTCAATAGATTGAACCTTATCTGATAAGGCCGATAAAGCAAAAGACTTTACGTATTTAAACACCAAAGAAACAAAAATTACTATAGATGCAGCCAACCAAAAACTTTCATTAAACACCATGACCACCTTTAGACTCAATCTGTTTTAATATTGCTTCTTTTGTTACTTTAATATCAAGCAAACTAGATAAAACTTCCTCGGCAGCCTCGGCAGCAATTTGATTAACATCATCTCTTGCTTCTTTTTTATACTCTTTTAGTTTTTGCTCAGACTCACTTATAATTACTTTCATACCCAACTCATGTTCTGTGAGTTTATGATCCATAATTGTAGATATCTCTTTTACAGACTCTGAAATCATATTGCTTTTTGTTTTCATAGCCTGGTTGATAATTTTCTCATAATCATCTTTTAATCTAGAAGCTTCTTTCCTGTTTTTTTCAGCCTTAGATAAAGCATGAGATATTTTACTATCCCTTTCACGAAAAATCTCAACCATTTTCGGCAAACAAAACCTATTTAATATGAAATATAGCAAGGTAAAGCTTACTACAAGCCAAAACAATTGGGGTAAGAATGTGGATATATCAAGCTGAGGCATATCTATTTAAGAAAACCTAATTATTTAAAAAGTAAAATTAAAGCAACACCTAGTGCAAAAATCCCCATAGCCTCTGCCATTGCTGCACCAATAATTGCACGTGCAAATAATTTGTTTTCTTGAGCAGGATTGCGAGCTATCGCATTAAGCAAGCTTGAAAATATATTTGCCACTCCAAAAGCAGCACCTAACATTCCAAAACTCATAAGACCTATTGCAATATATTTCAATGAATCTGCATCCATATTTTACTCTCCTTAAAAATTAAAAATTAAATTACTAACTTAATATCAGCACAATATAGTTACATAACTACAACTTTAATGCAAGTTAATGGCGTCATTTAAATATACGCATGTCAATATTGTAAATAGATAAGCTTGTAAAATAGCAACAAAAAACTCAAATCCTACCATCACCACCATAAATGGTATTGGGAGAAACCCATACACCCCCATCATCACAACAAATCCAGCCAATACTTTTAGCAACACATGACCGGCTATCATATTTCCAGCCAAACGAATGGATAAGCTTACAGGACGAGATAAAAAAGAAAACAACTCAATCAATATCATTAATGGAGCAATATACAATGGAGTTCCATGCGGCAAAAATAATGATAAAAACTTCAATCCATGTTTTACAAATCCAGTAATAGTAACTGCAGCAAAAACCATCACGGCCATTACAAAAGTTACTATCACATGACTAGTGACCGTAAACCCATAGGGCATCATACCGAGTAAATTCAAAGTTAAAATAAATGTAAATAATGTAAATATAAACGGAAAGAATGGCTTGCTTGATTTGCCAGCTGCTTCATAGAGTGTATTATCAATAAATTCAAACACTATCTCTGCCGAGCTTTGCAATTTATTTGGAACTATAGTCGCGGACTTAAATGACAAATAAAAGAATCCCGCCACTAAAACCACTGCTATTAACATAAACACCGCAGAATTAGTTAAACTAACATCATAACCAAATAGAGATATATCAACCAATGATTTAACTTGAAACTGAGCGAATGGATTAAGTGACATTTTTACTCTTTTTTATTATTTGTATTTATTATAAATATTATAGAAAGCAGATATTAAACCAAGAATTAAAAAGAATAACAAGAACAATACTTTGGTATTAAAATACTGATCAAGATAATATCCAAAAAATCCCCCCACTCCAATACCAGCAAACAACTCTGAAATTACAAAAAACCCCGTGTCAAAAGAGCGGTTTTTTTTATCATTCGAGATAAAATGCTTTTGCTTATATTTAAATAGCTTTTTCTCTAACTCTTTTAGCTTATCCAAATAAAAAACAAACCTTTTATAAAAAATTTTTATACTTTAGTATAGTATGAATAGCCGATTAATCTGTCAAGAAGGAATAAACTATCTAGAATAATTATTTATACCAATACTAATATTTTTATTATAAGACTCAAAAGCAGAGTTATATCCATAATACAACCTTTTAACTTTCTGAATAATCCCTTCCTTAGATCTACTGCTTAAAGGATGAAAATACATTGGAGGAAGAGCAATATCGATTGTTGACTTAGAGCGCTCATATAAATGTTCTATTAATGCAGCAGATATATCCAATGTCTTTCCTTTTGATATATACTTCTCAATCTTATTAAGAACTTCATCTAAAACATTATGATTAGGCTTTGAAGCAATAAAATTATTATCTACTCTTAACCTCAAAGAATCTGGAATTATAGGCAACAACCCTAAATACAAATCATACTTATTATTTAACTCATATAAAGTTTGCCTAATCCTTAAATAAAGGTGATTAATATAAATTCCCCCATATTTAGTAATAATATTAATAGCCAAATAAAATTTTCTTTCTTTATCATTTGAAAAAATTTTTGATTTACTAATAATCCCAGGAAATTCACTCTCTATTAGATCGTTATTCCATATAACCAACTTAAACCCAGGATTATTCTCCTTAAAAGAATTAATATAATCATCTGATATTACATCATCATAAGCTATAAAATGTACTAAGCTATCTATCTTCGACACCTCGTTAAAAGGAAGATTCCCACTAGGGGAATTATCATTATATAAAGATTCTAAACCTTTAAATAACACCTTATCTTTTTTAGATATATCATCATAATAACTTTCAAACTGCTTATCATAAAAACCAAATCCATCCCTAAAAGACACAAACTTCATCAAAGAATTCTGCTCAAAATAATCATGATAGGAAAAAGTTTCTGGTTGAACATCATAAAAAACACAACATTTTTTACTGCGCTTATATACCCAATTTGAAATTGGATCCTGAGAATAAATATTAAAGATTTTGCTTATATAAGAAAAAGCAGAGCTTTGAATCCTTTTAAAATAATTATTATGAAAATCATCCAAGAAAAAATACTTAATTGGATAAAAATAAGTAACAGGAAGGGCTATTGCATTATCCTCTAAAGAAACCTCTTCTAGAAAAGATTCTGTTAAAGGCCCCATAGACCTTTCAATCGCCAAATGATGAATGTCTTTATCTCCAGATCTATTAAATTTGTCTTCCACCTGATCCCAATGATTTCTTACATTTTCTAGCAGTTTCTTTATTACTTTATGCTGAGGGGCGCTCGCCATAACAGCAGAAGCTATAGTTGGGCTCCCCCAATCCAAAGGGAATTCTAGCCCAAAATAAGCTTCATATAAATGATTAAGATCATCAAAAGGTTTTATACATCTAGTATCCATATCTATATAAACTCCTCCATAATCTTTAAGAATCTGATACCGCAAAATATCTGACTTCTCAGCTAGGCTTTTGGTATCATCATATAAATCCCTATTTTCAAAATTTAGCGCATCAATTTCCCTTTCCGTCCATAGTCTATAATCCCAATCAGGATGCAAATCTTTACAAGTTTTTTGATAATATTGATATATTGGAGGAATAGAGCCACCAATCCAAATCTGATGAATAATTTTAGGAATATACGGATCTAATCTGTACTTCTTTTTAGAAGGTTTGTTTTTATTATAAAGATTTCTAAAAAAGTCCATCCTTTCTTTTGAATATGGCCTTTGAAAATAAATATGATATTCTTTTGGGTTTTTTATTCCCATAGAATAATCAAAATCTACATCTATAAAACCTCTGTCATTGGCTCTAGAGTCAAAAGAAGACAGTAAAACTGCTAGCACTATAACACCAAAAACAAGAAAATACTTGTTAAATTTACAAATTAACAACCTGAACACTCCACAAAAACATAATTATTTTCATAATGTTACAAACACCTAAAATTATCCTTTTTTAAAAGCCTTTATATAACAAAAATCTATGATAAAATATAATAATCATATATACTATACATTCTAAGGTAATTTCATATATTTCATATAACTTATGTTAACAAAAACAAGTAAAAACTTAAATTCACCGACTTTAAGTCGTGTATTACCAGTTAATACCCTAGCTGAACAAATGATTCTTGGTAGTATCCTTACCAATAATGAGTATTATAATAGGGTAAGTGATTTTCTTCAAGCAAACCATTTTTATGAACCTGTTCACCAAAGAATCTTTGAAGCAATCACCATATTTATTGACAGAGGAATGCTGGCTAATCCTGTAACTTTAAAAAATCACTTTGATCAAGACCCAACTTTAAAAGAAATGAATCAGAATGATTATTTAAGTCAACTATCATCCTTAGCTACTACCATAATTAACATCAATGATTATTCAAAAACAATCGTTGATTTATCTATTCGTCGTAACCTAATTAACGTTGGAGAAAACATAGTAAATGATGCTTATTCACCAGAAGTAACTTCAACCTCTAATGAACAAATAGAACGAGCAGAACAAGAGTTATTTAGTCTGGCTAATATAGGCAAAGAATCAAATTCTAATCTTCGTGCTATAAAGTCTTCTCTAAATGAAGCTCTCAATAAAATTCAATTAGCATTTAAAAGAAATGAGAAAATAACTGGAATTTCAACGGGATTCATAGATTTAGACAAAATATTATGCGGACTGCAAAACTCTGATTTATTAATTTTAGCTGCACGCCCTTCTATGGGTAAAACAGCTCTAGCTGTAAATTTAGCTTTAAATGCCTGTCAATATTTACATCATCAAAACGCAAAAAATGATGAAAATTTAAAATCATCAATTGGCTTCTTCTCCCTTGAGATGTCAGCTGAACAATTAGCTACTAGAATGATGTCCATTAGCTCAGAAGTTAACTCTAGCAAATTAAGGTCAGGCCAAATCACCGAAAATGATTTTATAAAGATAGTTAAGGCCAGCAAAGACCTAGCTAATTTAGATTATTTCATTGATGATACCCCTTCTATTTCAATTGCAGCACTTAGAACTAGAGCTAGAAGAATGAAAAGAAAACATAACCTCTCCTTACTTGTAATAGACTATTTACAGTTAATAAAAGGATCATCAAGAAATGGCGAAGGAAGCAGAGTACAAGAAATTTCTGAAATAACTCAGGGATTAAAAGCAATAGCAAAGGAGTTAAACATTCCTGTAATTGCTTTATCTCAGCTTTCTAGGGCCGTAGAACAAAGAGAAGATAAACGTCCTTTATTATCTGATCTTAGAGAATCTGGTAGTATTGAACAAGACGCTGATATTGTAATGTTTATTTACAGAGACGAATATTATTTAATACGGAAACAACCGCAAGAAAACACAGCAGATCATGAAAAATGGCAATCGGAGATGGACAAAGTTACTCACACAGCAGAAGTAATCATTGCAAAACAACGTAATGGACCAGTTGGTAGCATCAAATTACATTTTGATTCTAACATCGGTAAATTTAGTAACCACATAGATATGTAACCACATGAACAAAAACGAATTTTCTCTTAATAAAATTTCTATAAATTCTACAGCAATAGCTGATAATTACAAAAGAATTAAACAATCTATTGGCAAAAAAGTAATTTGTGCAGCTAATATTAAGTCTGACGCTTATGGAATGGGATTAATGAATATAATGCATCCTTTATCTAAGGCTGGATGCAATAAATTTTTTGTTAGTACTATAGATGAAGCACTAGAACTTAGAGATTTCTCGCTTACAGATGAAATATACGTATTAAATGGCATTTATCCTGGAGAAGAAAACAGTTTTGCACAAAATAATATAATCCCTGTTTTAAACACCAAGGAACAATTCGAACTATTTAATAATTATTGTAGAAAAAAAAATAGAAGTTTTGCTGCTGTTTTAAATATAGACACAGGTATTAACATCATTGGCTTTCCTTATAAAGAAGCTTTAGAGCTTGTAAAACAAGGATATTTCAAACAAAAAATCACTATTTGCTTTATTATGAGCTACTTTGCATCTAATTCTCAAAGTAATAATCCTTACAATAAAAAACAATTACAAATAATGAAAAAAATTCAGCAGGCTTTTGAATTACCTATTTCTTTTGCAGGTAGCACAGGGACAATGTTAAGCAGCGATTATCACTTTGATATTGTAAGGCCTGGATTACTACTATTAGGATATTCTAATAGTCTAAAAATCAAGCTACTTAACGCAATTACACTTACTAGTAAGATTATACAAATTCGTGAAATTCAGGAAGATTACATTAGTGATTATGAAGAAAGTTACAAACTAAATAAATCCAGTATTGTAGCTACCTTACCTATTGGTTATGGAGATGGGTTATTGCCAGCCTTAAGCAACAAAGGAATTTTTGATATTAATGGATATCCTGCTCCCATTGTAGGAAAAATATCTATGGATCTTACAATGATAGACGTTACAAAAATACCGAAAGAATATTTATATATAGGTGCTGAAGTTGAATTATTAGGTCCTAATTCTACAATTCAAAGAATGGCTAAACACGCTAATACCAGCTATAACAATATAATAACTTCTTTAAGCTCTAGAATACATAGAATATATAGGTAATTAAGGTATTTATGGCGTTGATAGTACTAAAATTTGGCGGCACTTCTTTAGCTAATATCAAACTAATGAGGAATGCTGTAGAAAAAGTAGTTAATCAAATAAAACTAGGCAATAAAGTAATTGTAGTAGTATCTGCAATGGCTGGAGTCACTGATCATTTAGTTGATTTGGTAAACGAAATAAGTAATTGCTCCACCCCAGATAATTTAGCAGAATATGCAAACGTTATCACCACAGGAGAACAAGTCTCAGCTGGATTATTTTCTCTGCTTATACAAGAAGAAGGAATAAAAGCTCGATCATGGTTGAGCTGGCAAACTGGAATTATCACTGACAACAATTTAGATGATGGACATATAATTGAACTTAACTGCAAAAAAATTCAAGATTCTTTTAAAGAAGGATATCAAGTTGCAGTAGTTGCTGGTTTTCAAGGAGTAACATTAGACCAAAGGATTAGCACCTTGGGTAGAGGAGGCTCTGATACTAGCGCAATTATTTTAGCAGGTTATTTAAAAGCTCAAAGCTGTTATATTTATACTGATGTAGAGGGAGTTTTTACTGGAGATCCTAGAATAATTGCTAAAGCTCATAAGATTAATCATATCAATTACGATAAAATGATTGCTTTTGCCAAAGCTGGAGCAAAAATTCTGCAGGAGAAATCTGTTAAATGGGCCAAACATTACAATGTTAAAGTTCACGTATTATCAAGCTTTACTGGAAACCAAGGAACTACAATAACACACTTAGATGACAATCTCCCAGTAGTTGGGATTGCCCTTGGCCAGGAAATCACAGATAAATCTAATTTAGATATTGCTAAAATTTCAATAATAGGTACAAATATAGAGTATAATTTAAAATTAATAAAACATTTACAACAAACTTTAGAAAGAGCTGGGATAGATATTTTATCTACTAAAGCCTCTTCTACAGTGCTAAGATTTACAGTAAATGATGAGCATAAATTTGATGCAACTAGAATTTTGCATAGCGCTTGTTATTTGAATTAAAATACTAAATTAAAGTAAAAAACATTATGACAAATCTATCTTATATTTGGCAAAAAGGTCAAAAACTTCTAGGAACTAAATATGCTATTTTAGGGGGAGCTATGTCTTGGGTTTCAGAGCATAATTTAGTTGCAGCAATTTCTAACGCTGGTGGATTTGGAGTTCTTGCCTGTGGATCCATGAGTCCGGATCTACTTGACAAAGAAATCAAAGCAACTCAAAAGCTTACTAAACTACCTTTTGCTGTCAACTTAATTACCATGCATCCGGAACTTGAACAACTAATTGAAACCTGCAAAACTAATAATGTTACTCACGTGGTATTAGCTGGTGGCCTACCAAAAGATTATATGGTGAATACCCTAAAGGCTGGAGGGATTAAAGTTATAGCCTTTGCTCCTGCTTTAATTATAGCTAAGAAATTAGTTAAAATGGGAGTTGATGGAATTGTAATTGAAGGAATGGAAGCCGGAGGACATATAGGCCCAGTTTCAACCCTAGTTCTAGCTCAAGAGATTATTCCTGCTTTGAAGAATATAGTTCCTATCTTCGTAGCCGGAGGAATTGCAAGAGGCGAGGCAATAGCTCAATTTTTAAAAATGGGAGCTGCAGGGTGCCAACTAGGAACAAGATTTGTCTGCGCAAACGAATCTATAGCTCATGAAAATTTTAAAAATATTTTTCTAAAATCTCAAGCTAGAAACACCACAGTATCTCAACAACTTGATGATAACTTCCCCGTGATTCCTGTTAGAGCGATTGCCAACAAAGGAACCTCCGAGTTCAATCAAGCACAAAAGAAAGCTATTGATGCTTACCAAAGTGGTCAAATCTCTAAAGAAGAAGCTCAACTAATGATAGAAAAATTTTGGGCTGGAGCATTGAAAAAAGCAGTTATTGACGGAGATGTTGAATTTGGATCAGTAATGGCAGGACAAAGTGTTGGTATGATATCGTCAAAACAAAGCGTGGCAGAAATCATAAATGAATTAGTAACTCAGACCTACGAAGCATACTAACTAGCGTGATCTGATTAAGGCTTTATCTGTTACCTTACCATTTAAAATCTCTTGGACTACATTTCTACCAGCTCTACGTTGAATAATATTTTGAATGGCATCATTAATGCTAGATTGCTCAACTTTACTCCGATGATTTATAACGAACCCAGCCTGCATCATCTTTAAAGCTAAATCATTCTTCCTTAGCTTTAAAGCATATTCCAGAGGAGAACTGCTCTCAACCATAATACGCCCCCTACCTAAGGACTTATTTAAACTATTCAAAGAAATTATTTCATTAATGTCATTATCATCAATGGCTCTCTTCATAAATAGATCTAAATTTTCTGGAGTCGTTTTATTTGCCTTTCTATATTCAGATACGGTCTTATAATCTTCTTGTGCTATCATGGGAGAAGTCTCACCTTCAAGAGATTCTTTATTTCTTCTCATAGTTATATCTTTATTATTTAATAAACTAGAAATAACCTCATATAGCTTTCTAGAAAACCTGCTAGGATTCTTTTCCATATATTCAAGAGCAATCTCAATAGACTCTGGTTTAAAAATTTTATTTTCTGGAGCTTTATACTCCTCTAACTTATCTTTTAAAACAGAAATGTTATCTTTATGGCTATAAGCCATCCTTAACAGAGCTTTCACTTGTTCCTGAGTTATTACGCTCTTTATTTTTGACGAGTTCTTCATTGCTACCATAGATTAAATTATTTTCTTGCTATATTAATTATCTAAGGATCTCATTAAATAATGAAAAAATAGTTAACATCTAAATATATAAGTGTTTTATGCTTTTGATCTTATCGCCAAACCTTGATTTTTATTTAAAATATCCCCAGCCAAATATAACGACCCACAAACAATAATTCTAGCAACACCTGTTTCTTTTTCTATTATCGTATATAAAGCCTCGTCAATGGAATCATGGGATGAAGATGGGATACCCAATTTAGCAGATTCTTTTTCTATAAAATCCCCACTATAACTAGATGGCTCTGCTTCAATCAACACCCCAGCTAAATGCTTAATTTTTCCAACGAAGAAATTTAAAAAACTTGTACAATCTCTCCCTCTAGTCATACCAAAAATCATATAAGTGGGAATTTTTTCTTGCTCTTCTAACCATACAGACAATACATTAGCTCCTGCATCATTATGAGCACCATCTACCCATATTTGTATAGTTTGTGGCAATTGACTTACAATTTTTCCTTCTGTTAGTCTTTGTAATCTTGCTGGTATAATGGCATGAGTTACACCATAAGCAATATGATCATCAGTTATATTAAATGATATTAAATTTAACGCCGCAGTAATAGCAATTCCAGCATTTATAAATTGATGAATACCTTGTAAATTTGGTATCGGTAATTTTATAGTTTTTCCCCTAAACTTATAAACCATAGCATTTTCATCTGGCTCCACAATCCAATCATATTCATAAGAATAAACCAACGCATTATTCTTTTCTGCTATACCATGCAACACCTTGATAACTTCAGGATATTGATGACTTATAACACATGGACAATTAGGCTTAATAATCCCTCCTTTTTCATAAGCAATACTTATAATATTATTTCCTAAAAACTCCATGTGATCCAAAGAGACACTCGTAATTACAGACATTACTGGAGTATCAATTACATTAGTAGCATCTAATCTTCCACCAAGCCCCACTTCCATTATTAATATATCTGCTTCTTTTTTACTAAAAGCAAGAAGAGCTGTAGCGGTTGTGCCTTCAAAAAAAGTAGGATGTATATCTATTCTTTCTGCTGCAACTCTACACTCTTCCGTAACTTCATAAAGAAATCCATCATCTATATCACTCCCATAAACTCCTATGCGCTCATTAAATCTTACTAAATGCGGAGAAGTATAGGTATGAACTTTATAACCAGCTGCCTGAAAAATAGATTTTAAAAAAGCTGCTGTAGAACCTTTACCATTAGTGCCTGCAACATGAATCACTGGAGGTAATTTGTATTGTGGATTGTCTAAAGATTCAAGCAAGGATTTAATTCTATTGAGCCCAAGATCTATTGGTTTACTCCCCATAGGAATAGGCCAATGCGGCATTTTTACCATATTTGTTCTCCTTTGTTTTTTCAAGAAAGTATATAATACAGCCTTGAAATTTAAAATATATAACTTTAGCAATCTAATCTATTTATTGACAATAATTATTTTCCACAATAATATCAAACACCATCTTCCGGGGTCATAGCTCAATTGGTAGAGCGTTAGGATGGCATTCTAAAGGTCGGCGGTTCGATTCCGCCTGGCTCCACCAGAAGATACCAGCCCATTCTAGATACATAAACATAAAAATATCTTTCATTTTTTACAAAAAACAACCAATAAATGTTAGTATCTTAACCAATTATTAACTTTTGTCTTGTATGAACATTAATATCTTAACTATCAGACAATAAAACAACCAAACATGTGTGCTAAAATAAATATCACAGAAGATCTTACTTATAGAGCAATATGCAGTGAATGTAACCACCTAGATAAAACATCTAATAAATCATTGCCTTATAATCAACATGATCTACAAAAAAAATTAACTGGCTATTTGGTAAGAAGATTAAGAATTTCATCCAATAGAATGATTGGAAGCGTATTAAAAACAACAAACAAATTCTAACAAATCAAAACAACCCTTCAGATTTGAAGCTAAAAAAACTTTTATCGCTAACGATAATATGATCATGTATCTTTATTTTAAAAGGAGCAAGAGCATTGGAGATATGACGTGTAACTTCTATATCTTCTTTAGAAGCCTTAGTATTTCCTCCCGGATGATTATGAACCATAATAATAGCAGATGCATTTAAAAATAAAGCTCTCTTGGTAATCTCTCTAGGGTACACGCTCACTTGATCAACAGTGCCATATTCTTGTAAGTCTTCATCAATCAATTCATTCTGATTATTTAAGTAAATGATAAGAAAAACTTCTTTCTTAAGATGCCCTAGTACAGCACGGCAATAATCAAGCAAACTCTGCCAGGAAGAAATGATAGGTTTATCAATAACTTCTTCCCTAGTAAGTCTAACAACACTTTCCTTAATAAGCTTAAAGCAAGCAAGCGTATTTTTCCTTACTCCTTTTACCTCCAGCAATGATTCATGATCTGCGTTAATCACTTTAGCAAAACTACCATATTTATTAATAAGGTTCTTAGCTAAAGCCTTAGTATCTTTTCGTGGAATAGCCATAAATAACAATAATTCCAAGAGCTCATAATCTTGCATTGATCCTGGCTTTGAGTCCATCAATCTTTCTCTAGCCCTTTCTCTATGACCAATGTAATGCTGCATATATAATTTCATTGCGAAATTGATAAAAAAGACATATTATTATGTGTCTCGTTATTAATTAGGTACATTAACCTAATTTAACTAAAAATACAAATTAAAAGGCACAACAATATGACCGCTGAACAAAATTATAATGCTGATTCAATAAAAGTTCTAAAAGGTTTAGAAGCTGTAAAAAAAAGACCTGGTA includes:
- a CDS encoding winged helix-turn-helix domain-containing protein translates to MISILLALKDNPTLTVLSYHLERHGFIVNSSYNTEDLFIAIERIEPSILIVDEDIPGEVGVNVLCANLKAKYQTKNIHIILVSKNSQEGNTNISDYILKPFVPSEMVSKVKALANEKISYTNNKILSYNGIEMQVGSFKVSRLGKAIHLGPTEFKILQCFLELPGKVLSREHIMNHVWGYGSQVEPRTIDVHINRLRSALKEDEDETSLIRTIRSAGYSLNVVRSTVKV
- a CDS encoding F0F1 ATP synthase subunit C — protein: MDADSLKYIAIGLMSFGMLGAAFGVANIFSSLLNAIARNPAQENKLFARAIIGAAMAEAMGIFALGVALILLFK
- a CDS encoding F0F1 ATP synthase subunit A, whose product is MSLNPFAQFQVKSLVDISLFGYDVSLTNSAVFMLIAVVLVAGFFYLSFKSATIVPNKLQSSAEIVFEFIDNTLYEAAGKSSKPFFPFIFTLFTFILTLNLLGMMPYGFTVTSHVIVTFVMAVMVFAAVTITGFVKHGLKFLSLFLPHGTPLYIAPLMILIELFSFLSRPVSLSIRLAGNMIAGHVLLKVLAGFVVMMGVYGFLPIPFMVVMVGFEFFVAILQAYLFTILTCVYLNDAINLH
- a CDS encoding replicative DNA helicase, with amino-acid sequence MLTKTSKNLNSPTLSRVLPVNTLAEQMILGSILTNNEYYNRVSDFLQANHFYEPVHQRIFEAITIFIDRGMLANPVTLKNHFDQDPTLKEMNQNDYLSQLSSLATTIININDYSKTIVDLSIRRNLINVGENIVNDAYSPEVTSTSNEQIERAEQELFSLANIGKESNSNLRAIKSSLNEALNKIQLAFKRNEKITGISTGFIDLDKILCGLQNSDLLILAARPSMGKTALAVNLALNACQYLHHQNAKNDENLKSSIGFFSLEMSAEQLATRMMSISSEVNSSKLRSGQITENDFIKIVKASKDLANLDYFIDDTPSISIAALRTRARRMKRKHNLSLLVIDYLQLIKGSSRNGEGSRVQEISEITQGLKAIAKELNIPVIALSQLSRAVEQREDKRPLLSDLRESGSIEQDADIVMFIYRDEYYLIRKQPQENTADHEKWQSEMDKVTHTAEVIIAKQRNGPVGSIKLHFDSNIGKFSNHIDM
- the alr gene encoding alanine racemase; the encoded protein is MNKNEFSLNKISINSTAIADNYKRIKQSIGKKVICAANIKSDAYGMGLMNIMHPLSKAGCNKFFVSTIDEALELRDFSLTDEIYVLNGIYPGEENSFAQNNIIPVLNTKEQFELFNNYCRKKNRSFAAVLNIDTGINIIGFPYKEALELVKQGYFKQKITICFIMSYFASNSQSNNPYNKKQLQIMKKIQQAFELPISFAGSTGTMLSSDYHFDIVRPGLLLLGYSNSLKIKLLNAITLTSKIIQIREIQEDYISDYEESYKLNKSSIVATLPIGYGDGLLPALSNKGIFDINGYPAPIVGKISMDLTMIDVTKIPKEYLYIGAEVELLGPNSTIQRMAKHANTSYNNIITSLSSRIHRIYR
- a CDS encoding aspartate kinase, translating into MALIVLKFGGTSLANIKLMRNAVEKVVNQIKLGNKVIVVVSAMAGVTDHLVDLVNEISNCSTPDNLAEYANVITTGEQVSAGLFSLLIQEEGIKARSWLSWQTGIITDNNLDDGHIIELNCKKIQDSFKEGYQVAVVAGFQGVTLDQRISTLGRGGSDTSAIILAGYLKAQSCYIYTDVEGVFTGDPRIIAKAHKINHINYDKMIAFAKAGAKILQEKSVKWAKHYNVKVHVLSSFTGNQGTTITHLDDNLPVVGIALGQEITDKSNLDIAKISIIGTNIEYNLKLIKHLQQTLERAGIDILSTKASSTVLRFTVNDEHKFDATRILHSACYLN
- a CDS encoding nitronate monooxygenase: MTNLSYIWQKGQKLLGTKYAILGGAMSWVSEHNLVAAISNAGGFGVLACGSMSPDLLDKEIKATQKLTKLPFAVNLITMHPELEQLIETCKTNNVTHVVLAGGLPKDYMVNTLKAGGIKVIAFAPALIIAKKLVKMGVDGIVIEGMEAGGHIGPVSTLVLAQEIIPALKNIVPIFVAGGIARGEAIAQFLKMGAAGCQLGTRFVCANESIAHENFKNIFLKSQARNTTVSQQLDDNFPVIPVRAIANKGTSEFNQAQKKAIDAYQSGQISKEEAQLMIEKFWAGALKKAVIDGDVEFGSVMAGQSVGMISSKQSVAEIINELVTQTYEAY